Proteins from a genomic interval of Streptomyces sp. NBC_01445:
- a CDS encoding ATP-binding protein encodes MNGRRVPCSREELGSLFLFEKLDADQLDRLCREGRVEAFDPGPVYGESDPATCFYVLLEGELVLSRRVGADDVEVNRSSSRGVYSGAFQSYLGDRAPQTYNSSMRVTEPSRFFVLPADTFSAVVREWFPMAVHLLEGVFFGVRSVQQRIGQRERLLALGSLSAGLTHELNNPAAAAARATSSLRERVAGMRHKLGAIAAGPYRRATLETLIEIQERTAEQVSKAPALTPLETSDREDALTDWLDDHGITDGWQLAPNFVQAGLDNDWLDQVASAVGEETLEGAVRWLNYTVETELLMNEIEDSTARISHLVDAAKQYSQLDRAPSRFADVHELLDSTLMMLSGKFGHGIKVVKDYDRTLPEVPAYPGELNQVWTNLIDNAVSAMNDAGGKGTLTVRTALDRDLLLVEFRDTGPGIPADIRGRIFDPFFTTKPVGEGTGLGLDISWRIVVNKHHGQLDVHSEPGDTRFQVHLPLASTNSDPEPVPDPVPDPPQEPS; translated from the coding sequence GTGAACGGGCGGCGGGTTCCGTGCAGCCGCGAGGAACTGGGCTCGCTGTTCCTGTTCGAGAAGCTCGACGCGGACCAGCTCGACCGGCTGTGCCGCGAGGGCCGCGTGGAGGCCTTCGATCCCGGTCCCGTGTACGGGGAGAGCGATCCGGCGACCTGCTTCTACGTACTCCTCGAGGGCGAGCTCGTTCTGTCGCGCCGCGTCGGCGCCGACGACGTCGAGGTGAACCGGAGTTCCAGCCGCGGTGTGTACTCCGGCGCCTTCCAGTCCTATCTCGGCGATCGAGCCCCGCAGACATACAACAGCTCGATGCGGGTGACGGAGCCTTCGCGGTTCTTCGTCCTGCCGGCCGACACCTTCTCGGCCGTCGTGCGGGAATGGTTCCCCATGGCCGTCCACCTGCTGGAAGGGGTCTTCTTCGGTGTCCGGAGCGTGCAGCAGAGGATCGGGCAGCGGGAGCGGCTCCTCGCACTCGGCTCACTGTCGGCCGGGCTCACCCACGAACTCAACAATCCGGCCGCTGCGGCCGCGCGGGCCACGTCGTCGCTGCGGGAGCGGGTCGCGGGCATGCGGCACAAGCTGGGCGCGATCGCCGCGGGCCCGTACCGGCGGGCCACGCTGGAGACGCTCATCGAGATCCAGGAGCGGACGGCCGAGCAGGTGTCCAAGGCTCCCGCACTGACCCCCCTCGAAACGTCCGACCGAGAGGACGCCCTCACGGACTGGCTGGACGACCACGGGATCACCGACGGCTGGCAGCTGGCGCCCAACTTCGTCCAGGCGGGCCTCGACAACGACTGGCTCGACCAGGTCGCGTCGGCCGTCGGCGAGGAGACCCTCGAAGGCGCCGTGCGGTGGCTGAACTACACGGTCGAGACCGAGCTCCTCATGAACGAGATCGAGGACTCCACCGCGCGGATCTCCCACCTCGTCGACGCGGCCAAGCAGTACTCCCAGCTCGACCGGGCCCCGTCCCGGTTCGCCGACGTGCACGAGCTGCTCGACAGCACGCTGATGATGCTCTCCGGGAAGTTCGGCCACGGCATCAAGGTTGTCAAGGACTACGACCGCACACTGCCCGAGGTCCCCGCCTACCCCGGCGAGCTCAACCAGGTGTGGACGAACCTGATCGACAACGCGGTATCGGCGATGAACGACGCAGGCGGCAAGGGCACGTTGACCGTGCGCACCGCGCTCGATCGTGACCTTCTGCTCGTGGAGTTCCGCGATACCGGGCCGGGAATCCCCGCCGACATCCGTGGCCGCATCTTCGACCCGTTCTTCACCACCAAGCCGGTGGGCGAGGGGACCGGGCTCGGCCTCGACATCTCGTGGCGCATCGTCGTCAACAAGCACCACGGCCAACTCGACGTGCACTCAGAGCCCGGAGACACCCGCTTCCAGGTACATCTCCCCCTCGCGTCCACGAACTCCGACCCGGAACCCGTACCTGACCCGGTACCCGACCCCCCTCAGGAGCCTTCATGA
- a CDS encoding UBP-type zinc finger domain-containing protein codes for MSTLNGIDPSVPPSGTGCAECDALGGWWFHLRRCAQCGHIGCCDDSQGKHATEHAKNSGHPVIRSFEPGESWFWDYNTSSLIESGPELAPPVSHPETQSTPGPADRVPSNWTELLG; via the coding sequence ATGAGTACCCTGAACGGAATCGACCCCTCGGTCCCGCCGAGCGGCACCGGCTGCGCCGAGTGCGACGCGCTCGGCGGCTGGTGGTTCCATCTGCGGCGCTGCGCGCAGTGCGGCCACATCGGCTGCTGCGACGACTCACAGGGCAAGCACGCGACGGAACACGCCAAGAACAGCGGCCACCCGGTGATCCGCAGCTTCGAGCCGGGCGAGAGCTGGTTCTGGGACTACAACACGTCCTCGCTCATCGAATCGGGTCCCGAACTCGCGCCTCCGGTCAGCCATCCCGAGACGCAGTCGACCCCCGGCCCGGCGGACCGAGTCCCTTCGAACTGGACCGAGTTGCTGGGCTGA
- a CDS encoding isochorismatase family protein: MTHPVEALIVVDVQSAFVVGDGAVPDADRLVERTTDLIARARTGGALVVHLQNDGQPGADDEPHTPGWELHHPVEPGPTEVVIRKPRDDGFDGTTLGGVLAGVEALAVCGVMSEMCVQATARTALARGYRVVLPYDAHATQNVPAAPGISEEIPAATVSRVAAWALGSDADTTTHSADVTFTAPGRA; encoded by the coding sequence ATGACCCATCCTGTGGAGGCCCTGATCGTCGTGGACGTCCAGTCGGCGTTCGTCGTCGGCGACGGGGCGGTGCCCGACGCGGACCGACTCGTGGAGCGCACGACCGACCTGATCGCACGGGCCCGCACCGGCGGGGCGCTCGTCGTGCACCTGCAGAACGACGGGCAGCCAGGGGCGGACGACGAGCCGCACACGCCGGGCTGGGAACTCCACCACCCGGTCGAGCCGGGCCCGACCGAGGTCGTGATCCGCAAGCCCAGGGACGACGGCTTCGACGGGACCACGCTGGGCGGCGTGCTCGCCGGGGTCGAGGCGCTCGCCGTCTGCGGCGTGATGTCCGAGATGTGCGTCCAGGCGACCGCCCGCACCGCTCTCGCGCGGGGCTACCGGGTGGTCCTGCCGTACGACGCCCACGCGACGCAGAACGTCCCGGCGGCCCCCGGCATCAGCGAGGAGATCCCGGCCGCCACCGTATCGCGGGTCGCGGCCTGGGCCCTCGGCAGCGACGCGGACACGACGACGCACTCGGCGGACGTGACGTTCACGGCCCCGGGGCGGGCCTGA
- a CDS encoding cupin domain-containing protein — protein sequence MTTTAKPSVQHEDEQVRVTRWDFEPDTRTGRHVHEHDYVVVPVVDGRISAFAPDGTVTESQLRAGESYARPAGGEHDVVNTGGTWLAFVEIELKGTSKA from the coding sequence ATGACGACGACCGCGAAGCCGAGCGTGCAGCACGAGGACGAGCAGGTGCGGGTGACCCGCTGGGACTTCGAGCCCGACACGCGTACCGGCCGCCACGTCCACGAGCACGACTACGTGGTCGTGCCCGTGGTGGACGGCCGGATCAGCGCGTTCGCCCCCGACGGCACGGTGACCGAGTCGCAGCTGCGCGCGGGCGAGTCCTACGCGCGCCCGGCGGGCGGCGAGCACGATGTCGTCAACACGGGCGGCACGTGGCTGGCGTTCGTCGAGATCGAGCTCAAGGGAACGTCGAAGGCCTAG
- a CDS encoding NAD(P)H-dependent amine dehydrogenase family protein encodes MISTVVWGTGNVGRAAIRAVEAHPALELVAVLVHDPAKVGRDAGELAGLDHELEVRASDDIEAVLAARPRAVVYAASGDIRPDDALADIARAVGSGAVVVSPALYPLYDHRSAPPEFLDPVVAAIAKGGGSLFASGVDPGWGNDVLPLLVSGLGSTVDAIRCQEIFDYSTYDQPDSVRLLVGMGQPMDYDPPMLWDTVPTMVWGGQIRLMARALGVELDEIRETLDRRPLDATVSTRTMGDFEAGTQGAVRFEVQGIVGGEPLIVIEHVTRIHPSCAPDWPTPPDGTGAHRVVIEGRPRIEVTVEAADEGENRSAGGNATAVGRLVNAIDWLVDQAPGLYDALDVPLRPAVGKLGHRGRKQR; translated from the coding sequence ATGATTTCGACCGTTGTCTGGGGTACCGGAAATGTCGGGCGCGCGGCCATCCGTGCCGTCGAGGCCCACCCGGCGCTCGAGCTCGTCGCCGTGCTGGTCCACGACCCCGCGAAGGTCGGCCGCGACGCGGGCGAACTCGCGGGCCTCGACCATGAGTTGGAGGTCAGGGCGAGCGACGACATCGAGGCGGTGCTGGCCGCCCGGCCCCGGGCCGTCGTGTACGCGGCCTCCGGCGACATCCGCCCCGACGACGCCCTGGCCGACATAGCCCGGGCCGTCGGGTCCGGCGCCGTCGTCGTCTCGCCCGCCCTCTATCCGCTCTACGACCACCGAAGCGCGCCGCCGGAGTTCCTGGATCCGGTGGTGGCCGCGATCGCGAAGGGCGGCGGATCCCTGTTCGCATCCGGCGTCGACCCGGGCTGGGGCAACGACGTCCTGCCGCTCCTCGTCAGCGGGCTCGGCAGCACCGTCGACGCGATCCGCTGCCAGGAGATCTTCGACTACTCGACGTACGACCAGCCCGACTCGGTACGGCTCCTGGTCGGCATGGGCCAGCCGATGGACTACGACCCGCCCATGCTGTGGGACACCGTCCCCACCATGGTGTGGGGCGGGCAGATTCGGCTGATGGCGCGGGCGCTCGGGGTCGAACTCGACGAGATCCGCGAGACATTGGACCGCCGCCCGCTCGACGCCACGGTGAGCACGCGCACGATGGGCGACTTCGAGGCCGGTACCCAGGGCGCCGTGCGGTTCGAGGTGCAGGGCATCGTCGGGGGCGAACCCCTCATCGTCATCGAGCACGTCACCCGCATCCATCCGTCCTGCGCACCGGACTGGCCGACGCCGCCCGACGGCACCGGGGCGCACCGGGTGGTCATCGAGGGCCGTCCGCGCATCGAGGTCACCGTCGAGGCCGCGGATGAGGGGGAGAACCGGTCCGCCGGCGGCAACGCCACCGCTGTCGGCCGTCTCGTGAACGCCATCGACTGGCTCGTGGACCAGGCCCCGGGCCTCTACGACGCGCTCGACGTCCCACTGCGCCCCGCAGTCGGAAAGCTCGGCCATCGCGGAAGGAAGCAACGATGA
- a CDS encoding carboxymuconolactone decarboxylase family protein, protein MIIDIPEGQEPIGYVWGDMVPGIGMAAANFSLSVYAHTTLGLREFEAARLRIAQINGCQFCLDWRTDRDGEKVEESFADAVTEWRTSDAFDDRTRLAAEYAERYALDHHGLDEEFWARMTALYSQVEIVELSMSIGSWLAFGRLNHVLGLDTACVLPTA, encoded by the coding sequence ATGATCATCGACATCCCCGAGGGACAGGAACCGATCGGCTACGTCTGGGGGGACATGGTCCCCGGTATCGGCATGGCGGCAGCCAACTTCTCGCTGTCCGTGTACGCCCATACGACCCTGGGGCTGCGGGAGTTCGAGGCGGCCCGGCTGCGGATCGCGCAGATCAACGGGTGTCAGTTCTGCCTGGACTGGCGTACCGACCGGGACGGGGAGAAGGTCGAGGAGTCGTTCGCGGACGCGGTGACCGAGTGGCGTACCAGCGACGCCTTCGACGACCGGACCCGGCTCGCGGCCGAGTACGCGGAGCGGTACGCGCTCGACCACCACGGCCTGGACGAGGAGTTCTGGGCCCGGATGACCGCGCTGTACAGCCAGGTCGAGATCGTGGAGCTGAGCATGAGCATCGGTTCCTGGCTGGCGTTCGGCAGGCTCAACCACGTGCTGGGCCTCGACACGGCGTGTGTCCTGCCCACGGCCTGA
- a CDS encoding GMC oxidoreductase, with protein sequence MSGPTTRAIGSKNVSRRTFIAGTGSILSAAALSAHVPAAHAAPAPASAPIDPGAHVRALVVGTGYGGSVAALRLAQAGVDVHMIEMGMAWDTPGPDGKIFANTTSPDARSYWLRTKTKQPLSNFLGFPLDKDVPRYTGILDAEEMGGIIVYQGRGVGGGSLVNGGMAVTPKRENFGAILPSVDAAEMYATYYPRANAALGVGTVDPAWFESAECYQFARVGRKHAQRSGFPFVFVPDVYDWDYMKQEAAGTVPKSALAGEILYGNNYGKKSLQKTYLAQAGATGKVSISPLHKVTSVAPAPGGGYTVVIEQIDTTGTTTATKTVTADKVFFAAGSVGTSKLLVKLKATGALPALNGEVGKGWGDNGNVMCGRANHLWDPTGKVQASIPCGGIDNWAAGGAFAEVAPLPTGIETFASFYLSITNTPHRAEFSWNAQAGRADLNWQTAWKQTSVDMAKTIFDKINAKEGTIYRTDLFGTYKIWGDHLTYHPLGGAVLNKATDNYGRLHGYSGLYVIDGSLIPGNTSVNPFVTITALAERNIEKIIATDL encoded by the coding sequence ATGAGTGGTCCCACCACGCGTGCAATCGGTTCCAAGAACGTCTCGCGACGCACTTTTATCGCTGGAACCGGTTCTATTCTGAGCGCCGCGGCGCTGTCGGCTCACGTCCCCGCGGCCCATGCCGCGCCCGCGCCCGCCTCCGCTCCGATCGACCCCGGCGCGCACGTCCGCGCCCTCGTCGTCGGCACCGGATACGGCGGCTCCGTGGCCGCGCTGAGACTCGCCCAGGCGGGCGTCGACGTCCACATGATCGAAATGGGGATGGCCTGGGACACCCCCGGACCGGACGGCAAGATATTCGCCAACACGACCAGCCCGGACGCCCGTTCCTACTGGCTCCGGACCAAGACCAAACAGCCCCTGAGCAACTTCCTCGGCTTCCCGCTCGACAAAGACGTCCCCCGCTACACCGGAATTCTGGACGCCGAGGAAATGGGCGGGATCATCGTTTACCAGGGCCGCGGAGTCGGCGGCGGTTCCCTCGTCAACGGCGGCATGGCGGTCACGCCCAAGCGCGAGAACTTCGGCGCCATCCTCCCGTCGGTCGACGCCGCCGAGATGTACGCGACGTACTACCCGCGCGCCAACGCGGCGTTAGGCGTCGGCACCGTCGACCCGGCCTGGTTCGAGAGCGCCGAGTGCTACCAGTTCGCGCGCGTCGGCCGTAAGCACGCCCAGCGCTCCGGCTTCCCGTTCGTCTTCGTACCCGACGTGTACGACTGGGACTACATGAAGCAGGAAGCGGCCGGCACGGTCCCCAAGTCGGCGCTCGCCGGCGAGATCCTCTACGGCAACAACTACGGCAAGAAGTCACTCCAGAAGACCTACCTGGCCCAGGCCGGAGCCACCGGCAAGGTCTCCATCTCGCCGCTGCACAAGGTGACTTCGGTCGCGCCCGCACCCGGCGGCGGGTACACGGTCGTCATCGAGCAGATCGACACCACCGGCACGACCACGGCCACCAAGACCGTCACCGCGGACAAGGTGTTCTTCGCGGCCGGCAGCGTCGGGACCAGCAAGCTCCTGGTCAAGCTCAAGGCCACCGGCGCCCTGCCCGCCCTGAACGGCGAGGTCGGCAAGGGCTGGGGCGACAACGGCAACGTCATGTGCGGCCGTGCCAACCACCTGTGGGACCCGACGGGCAAGGTTCAGGCGTCGATCCCCTGCGGCGGCATCGACAACTGGGCCGCCGGAGGGGCGTTCGCCGAGGTCGCGCCGCTGCCGACCGGGATCGAGACCTTCGCCTCGTTCTATCTGTCGATCACGAACACCCCGCACCGCGCCGAGTTCTCGTGGAACGCGCAGGCGGGCAGGGCCGATCTGAACTGGCAGACGGCCTGGAAGCAGACCTCCGTCGACATGGCCAAGACGATCTTCGACAAGATCAACGCGAAGGAGGGCACGATCTACCGCACCGATCTCTTCGGCACGTACAAGATCTGGGGCGACCACCTCACATACCACCCGCTCGGTGGGGCGGTCCTGAACAAGGCCACCGACAACTACGGCCGCCTGCACGGATATTCGGGTCTCTACGTCATCGACGGCTCGCTGATCCCCGGCAACACGAGCGTCAACCCGTTCGTCACGATCACGGCGCTCGCCGAGCGGAACATCGAGAAGATCATCGCCACTGATCTGTAG
- a CDS encoding Pls/PosA family non-ribosomal peptide synthetase — protein sequence MALFTAGPAAPARTLMNIFGASVRDHRDEPALDDGSKQLTYRALADEVENLRVRLALAGVRRGDRVGVRVPSGTNDLYIAILGVLAVGAAYVPVDAEDPDERAELVFGEARVRVVIGAGHDLTAWGPDGTEEGGIRTPPGSANCLPGTEDDAWIIFTSGSTGKPKGVAVPHRSAAAFVDAEAALFLADEPIGPGDRVMAGLSVAFDASCEEMWLAWRNGACLVPVPRSRVRSGADLGPWLVEQDISVVSTVPTLAALWEPQVLDDVRLLIFGGEACPPELAQRLVTEGREVWNTYGPTEATVVACACLMTGEEPVRIGLPLDGWELAVVDEAGVPVALGATGELVISGVGLARYLDPAKDAEKYAPLPSLGWERAYRSGDLVRADPEGLVFLGRGDEQIKLGGRRIELGEVDTALQSLPGVAGAAAAVRTARSGNQLLVGYVVTQDGWDRAGAVERLRAALPAALVPLLAPVESLPTRTSGKVDRAALPWPLPDLETSTGPAEQLYGTEAWLAEQWAHTLGVSVTGAKDDFFAIGGSSLAAAQLTTRLRTRYPSAAVLDIYQHPTLRKLARHLEESAPGKEAHRDVGPVPVRAQIVQLLLLLPLFTLVGLRWCVAVAALGNVLHRFGSYAWAPAVSWWWVAAGAVVLFSPAGRLALAAGGARLLLRGVEPGTYPRGGQVHLRLWTAERLAEYSGATSLTGSWLLRYARALGARIGADVDLHSLPPVTGMLKLGRGCAVEADVDLSGHWLDGDRLVIGAVKVGGGAVVGTRSLLFPGARVGKKAEVAPGSAVTAQIPTGQRWAGSPAVKLGKAKRDWPKQRPKRSYGWRLMYGASGLALSALPALAAVPALAVALRFVAVDADLGEALRGALLAVVPAALAFGCAYALLLLGAVRLLSLGLRPGLHPTHSRTGWQAWTVTQLMDAARQTLFPLYAGLVTPLWLRLLGMKIGRGAEVSTVLALPSLTTVGDGAFLADDTLTAPYELGGGWVRIGRAAIGRRAFLGNSGMTGPGRSVPDGGLVGVLSATPKKAKKGTSYLGLPPMKLPRAPEGGDHSRTYDPPARLLWARGAVELFRLVPVFCSAALAVLTGGVLCALAGATGVGWWAAAALSGAVLLGAGVVGALAAVAAKWLLVGRHRAGEHPLWSGFVWRDELADTFVEVVAVPWLIGAVPGTPLMTLWLRGLGARVGRGVWCESYWLPETDLVTLGSAVSVNRGCVLQTHLFHDRILRMDKVALGAGSTVGPGGIVLPGSTVGARATLGPASLVMAAESVPDDTRWLGNPIEAWRS from the coding sequence ATGGCCCTGTTCACCGCGGGCCCTGCCGCCCCTGCCCGCACCCTCATGAACATCTTCGGCGCGTCCGTGCGCGACCACCGCGACGAGCCGGCCCTGGACGACGGTTCGAAGCAGCTCACGTACCGCGCGCTCGCCGACGAGGTGGAGAACCTGCGGGTGCGGCTCGCGCTGGCCGGGGTCCGCAGGGGCGACCGGGTCGGGGTCCGCGTCCCGTCCGGGACCAATGATCTCTACATCGCGATTCTCGGGGTGCTCGCCGTCGGCGCCGCCTATGTCCCGGTGGACGCAGAAGACCCGGACGAGCGCGCCGAGTTGGTGTTCGGCGAGGCCCGGGTCCGGGTCGTCATCGGCGCCGGCCACGACCTGACCGCGTGGGGACCCGACGGCACGGAGGAGGGCGGGATCAGGACTCCCCCGGGGTCGGCCAACTGCCTGCCCGGCACCGAGGACGACGCGTGGATCATCTTCACGTCCGGCTCGACCGGGAAGCCCAAGGGCGTCGCCGTCCCGCACCGCAGCGCCGCCGCCTTCGTCGACGCCGAGGCCGCCCTGTTCCTCGCCGACGAGCCGATCGGCCCCGGCGACCGCGTGATGGCAGGCCTGTCCGTCGCCTTCGACGCCTCGTGCGAGGAGATGTGGCTGGCCTGGCGCAACGGCGCCTGCCTGGTGCCGGTGCCGCGTTCCCGAGTCCGCAGCGGCGCCGACCTCGGTCCCTGGCTCGTCGAGCAGGACATCAGCGTCGTGTCCACGGTGCCCACGCTCGCCGCGCTGTGGGAGCCCCAGGTCCTGGACGACGTACGCCTTCTGATCTTCGGCGGTGAGGCATGCCCGCCCGAGCTGGCGCAGCGCCTGGTCACCGAGGGCCGCGAGGTGTGGAACACGTACGGCCCCACCGAGGCCACGGTCGTCGCCTGCGCGTGCCTGATGACCGGCGAGGAGCCCGTCAGGATCGGGCTGCCGCTGGACGGCTGGGAGTTGGCCGTCGTCGATGAGGCCGGCGTCCCCGTCGCCCTCGGCGCCACCGGCGAGCTCGTCATCTCAGGCGTGGGCCTGGCCCGCTATCTCGACCCCGCCAAGGACGCCGAGAAGTACGCGCCGCTGCCCTCCCTCGGCTGGGAGCGCGCCTACCGCAGCGGCGACCTCGTCAGGGCGGATCCGGAAGGCCTCGTCTTCCTCGGGCGCGGCGACGAGCAGATCAAGCTCGGTGGCCGCCGCATCGAGCTCGGCGAGGTGGACACGGCTCTGCAGTCGCTGCCCGGTGTTGCCGGGGCGGCCGCCGCCGTGCGCACGGCGCGCAGTGGCAACCAGCTGCTCGTCGGCTACGTCGTCACGCAGGACGGCTGGGACCGCGCCGGAGCCGTCGAGCGCCTGCGGGCCGCGCTGCCCGCCGCCCTGGTGCCGCTCCTCGCCCCCGTCGAGAGCCTGCCCACCCGTACGTCCGGGAAGGTCGACCGGGCGGCGCTGCCCTGGCCGCTGCCCGACCTGGAGACCTCCACGGGGCCCGCCGAGCAGCTGTACGGCACGGAGGCATGGCTCGCGGAACAGTGGGCGCACACGCTCGGGGTGTCCGTGACCGGTGCCAAGGACGACTTCTTCGCTATCGGCGGCTCCAGCCTGGCCGCCGCCCAGCTGACCACCCGGCTGCGCACCCGCTACCCCAGCGCCGCCGTCCTCGACATCTACCAGCACCCGACCCTGCGCAAGCTCGCCCGTCATCTGGAGGAGTCCGCACCGGGCAAGGAGGCTCACCGCGATGTCGGGCCGGTGCCGGTGCGCGCCCAGATCGTTCAACTCCTGCTTCTGCTCCCGCTGTTCACGCTGGTGGGGCTGCGCTGGTGTGTGGCTGTCGCCGCGCTCGGCAATGTCCTGCACCGGTTCGGGTCCTATGCCTGGGCTCCGGCCGTGTCCTGGTGGTGGGTGGCCGCGGGGGCAGTGGTGCTGTTCAGCCCGGCGGGGCGGCTCGCGCTCGCCGCGGGCGGCGCGCGGCTGCTGCTGCGGGGCGTCGAGCCCGGCACGTATCCGCGCGGCGGCCAGGTCCATCTGCGGCTGTGGACGGCGGAGCGGCTCGCCGAGTACAGCGGCGCGACCTCGCTGACCGGTTCGTGGCTGCTGCGGTACGCGCGCGCCCTGGGCGCCCGGATCGGCGCGGATGTGGACCTGCACTCGCTGCCGCCGGTGACCGGCATGCTCAAGCTGGGCCGCGGCTGCGCCGTCGAGGCCGATGTGGACCTGTCCGGGCACTGGCTGGACGGCGACCGTCTGGTGATCGGTGCCGTCAAGGTCGGCGGCGGGGCCGTCGTCGGCACCCGCAGCCTGCTCTTCCCCGGTGCGCGCGTCGGCAAGAAGGCCGAGGTGGCCCCCGGATCCGCGGTGACCGCCCAGATCCCGACCGGCCAGCGCTGGGCCGGCTCCCCCGCCGTGAAGCTGGGCAAGGCCAAGCGGGACTGGCCGAAGCAGCGGCCGAAGCGCTCGTACGGGTGGAGGCTGATGTACGGCGCGTCGGGCCTCGCCCTCTCCGCGCTGCCGGCGCTCGCGGCCGTGCCCGCGCTCGCGGTGGCCCTCCGCTTCGTAGCCGTGGACGCGGACCTCGGCGAGGCGCTGCGCGGCGCCCTGCTCGCGGTGGTACCTGCCGCACTGGCCTTCGGATGCGCGTACGCGCTGCTGCTGTTGGGCGCCGTGCGGCTGCTGAGCCTCGGGCTGCGGCCGGGGCTGCATCCGACGCACAGCCGCACCGGCTGGCAGGCCTGGACGGTCACACAGCTGATGGACGCGGCCCGGCAGACGCTGTTCCCGCTGTACGCGGGGCTCGTCACCCCTCTGTGGCTGCGGCTGCTCGGCATGAAGATCGGCCGAGGCGCGGAGGTCTCCACGGTCCTCGCCCTGCCGAGCCTCACCACGGTCGGCGACGGCGCGTTCCTCGCGGACGACACCCTGACCGCGCCGTACGAACTCGGCGGCGGCTGGGTGCGGATCGGGCGGGCCGCGATCGGGCGGCGTGCGTTCCTCGGCAATTCCGGCATGACCGGGCCGGGACGCAGCGTCCCGGACGGCGGTCTGGTGGGTGTCCTGTCGGCGACCCCGAAGAAGGCCAAGAAGGGCACCTCGTATCTGGGGCTGCCGCCGATGAAGCTGCCGCGCGCTCCCGAGGGCGGCGACCACTCCCGTACGTACGACCCGCCGGCGCGGCTGCTGTGGGCGCGCGGCGCGGTGGAACTGTTCCGGCTCGTGCCCGTCTTCTGCTCGGCGGCGCTCGCCGTCCTTACGGGCGGGGTGCTGTGCGCGCTCGCCGGTGCGACCGGCGTGGGCTGGTGGGCGGCCGCCGCGCTGTCCGGGGCGGTGCTCCTCGGCGCGGGCGTCGTGGGCGCGTTGGCGGCGGTCGCCGCGAAGTGGCTCCTCGTGGGCCGGCACCGGGCCGGTGAACACCCGTTGTGGAGCGGCTTCGTCTGGCGCGACGAGCTTGCGGACACGTTCGTCGAGGTGGTCGCCGTGCCGTGGCTGATCGGAGCGGTGCCGGGGACCCCGCTCATGACGCTGTGGCTGCGCGGCCTGGGCGCGCGCGTCGGCCGGGGCGTGTGGTGCGAGAGTTACTGGCTGCCGGAGACGGACCTGGTGACCCTCGGCAGCGCGGTCAGCGTGAACCGTGGCTGCGTGCTGCAGACGCACCTCTTCCACGACCGGATCCTGCGGATGGACAAGGTGGCACTCGGCGCGGGTTCGACGGTGGGCCCTGGCGGAATCGTCCTGCCGGGCAGTACGGTCGGCGCTCGCGCCACTCTGGGGC